From the Desulfovibrio sp. Huiquan2017 genome, one window contains:
- the recO gene encoding DNA repair protein RecO gives MSATEKALVLKTGRFREADVWVRLLTPSRGIFNGFAFGGSRSRRRFVGCLDPLSLVLFTIGTNKTGAYTVLEEGTLLHNFPGIRTDPARTGLAVNCVKFVEAVEIDPADAKVAYELLLETLHMLEESGTGSDFTPWLFRAKMAFDMGFTPDFLCCGVCGRPLSCECGHRFGVERGQVACRTCLSDGKPLEGLARPISAGVLRALDWIQHSRPADWASVSMDNEVRRQASQLIELFVAYHLGLSWEGGMYKKV, from the coding sequence ATGAGCGCCACCGAAAAAGCCCTCGTACTCAAGACCGGGCGTTTTCGAGAGGCCGACGTCTGGGTTCGCCTGCTGACGCCTTCGCGCGGCATCTTCAACGGGTTCGCCTTCGGCGGCAGCCGTTCGCGCCGTCGCTTCGTGGGCTGCCTTGATCCTTTGAGCCTCGTGCTCTTCACCATCGGAACCAACAAGACCGGTGCATACACGGTCCTCGAAGAGGGGACGCTGCTGCACAATTTTCCCGGGATCCGCACGGACCCGGCACGCACCGGCCTGGCCGTCAACTGCGTCAAATTCGTAGAGGCGGTGGAGATCGACCCCGCCGATGCCAAGGTTGCCTACGAACTGCTCCTTGAGACCCTGCACATGCTGGAGGAGAGCGGCACGGGCAGCGATTTTACCCCCTGGCTCTTTCGGGCCAAAATGGCCTTCGACATGGGCTTCACGCCCGACTTCCTCTGTTGCGGGGTATGCGGCCGCCCCTTGTCCTGCGAGTGCGGCCATCGTTTCGGCGTGGAGCGCGGCCAAGTGGCCTGCCGGACTTGTCTTTCCGACGGGAAACCGTTAGAGGGTCTTGCTCGGCCTATTTCCGCCGGGGTGCTGCGCGCCCTGGACTGGATACAACACAGCCGGCCGGCCGACTGGGCCTCAGTGAGCATGGACAATGAAGTCCGCCGCCAGGCCAGTCAACTGATTGAACTATTCGTCGCCTACCACCTGGGCCTGTCCTGGGAGGGCGGCATGTATAAAAAGGTATGA
- a CDS encoding helix-turn-helix domain-containing protein has protein sequence MTFQELGETLQREREAKGLTIKAVMETTKISRVILLALESGDRSALPHPVYTKGFVKSYARLLGLDPDELSMVVDREYQLEQPQAGDLSYDVAPTAEKAFQDNEVGAGRRKRSVWPSILIVLVLVVAAVILVLNLNKPKVPEATVPAPVPAEESVQPAGPGEVVPEVAPADDQSAPEIAPEIAPETAPAEEQDWATRTGQAPAEESAPDVPAPAAPARERAAAPAQVPAPAQSDLADEEAAITQEGAPDEPNYDHVVIIRAISDKGCWIGVWRGEETKMARDFVLRKGEPLRLMFNSPRRIRIGNVSGVTVTYNGQPYALDASKGNIQTLTFGM, from the coding sequence ATGACATTTCAGGAACTCGGCGAAACGCTACAGCGCGAACGGGAGGCCAAGGGGCTGACCATCAAAGCGGTCATGGAGACCACCAAGATCAGCCGCGTCATCCTTCTCGCCTTGGAGAGTGGCGACCGCTCGGCCCTGCCGCATCCCGTGTACACCAAGGGATTCGTCAAGAGCTACGCCCGCCTGCTCGGGCTCGACCCGGATGAACTGTCCATGGTCGTGGACCGCGAATATCAATTGGAGCAGCCCCAGGCAGGGGACCTTTCCTACGATGTGGCCCCCACTGCGGAAAAGGCCTTTCAGGACAACGAAGTGGGCGCTGGACGCCGCAAGCGGTCCGTGTGGCCCTCCATCCTCATCGTCTTGGTCCTCGTCGTCGCGGCGGTGATCCTGGTCTTGAATCTGAACAAGCCCAAGGTCCCGGAGGCCACTGTGCCAGCGCCGGTTCCGGCCGAGGAGTCCGTCCAGCCCGCCGGGCCCGGTGAGGTTGTCCCGGAAGTCGCCCCTGCCGATGACCAGTCTGCGCCCGAGATCGCGCCCGAGATCGCGCCCGAGACGGCTCCCGCCGAGGAACAGGACTGGGCTACGCGGACCGGTCAAGCCCCGGCGGAAGAATCCGCGCCCGACGTGCCCGCTCCGGCCGCTCCCGCCCGCGAGCGGGCCGCCGCCCCGGCTCAAGTTCCGGCTCCGGCCCAGTCCGACCTGGCCGACGAGGAGGCCGCCATTACCCAGGAGGGCGCGCCCGATGAGCCCAACTACGACCATGTGGTGATCATCCGCGCCATCTCGGACAAGGGGTGCTGGATCGGCGTCTGGCGGGGCGAGGAGACCAAGATGGCCCGTGACTTCGTCCTGCGCAAGGGGGAACCGCTGCGCCTCATGTTCAACAGCCCGCGCCGCATCCGCATTGGCAACGTTTCCGGCGTGACCGTGACCTATAACGGCCAGCCCTACGCCCTGGACGCCTCCAAGGGCAACATCCAGACGCTTACCTTCGGCATGTGA
- a CDS encoding SurA N-terminal domain-containing protein, which produces MVKIVSLLLGAMLFLYPLTAQAKDMVVDRILVKINDSIITQYDLDQEMKPVYDKIKDRKLDAREQAKLQSLRKQMLDKLVNDELIQQEIQRFSVNVSEENLDKEIERVRNERGLTLEEFQQMVAQDGLSMEEFRSRLKKMLEKQELIGHMVNSKVVVTDSEIQAEYEARKDDYSMGKMVELAIILLPPDVSPVEVRERITNGELTFAEAVAKYSVGPGKDSGGSIGQLNWVDLADEWRTSLQGVAEGGVSTPLTIQGHQALLSPIKINDDRMVPLEDVRDNLYRDLMQKKRETVFTDYFDKLKQSAVIVYMDDALKPDNGVTQ; this is translated from the coding sequence GTGGTAAAAATCGTTTCCTTGCTTTTGGGAGCCATGCTCTTTCTCTATCCGCTGACGGCCCAGGCCAAGGATATGGTCGTGGACCGCATCCTGGTGAAGATCAACGACTCCATCATCACCCAATATGACTTGGACCAGGAGATGAAGCCCGTTTACGACAAGATCAAGGACCGCAAACTCGATGCCCGGGAACAGGCGAAGTTGCAGTCGTTGCGGAAGCAGATGCTGGATAAGCTCGTCAACGATGAACTCATTCAGCAGGAGATCCAGCGGTTTTCCGTCAACGTGTCCGAAGAGAATCTGGACAAGGAAATCGAGCGGGTCCGCAACGAGCGCGGTCTGACCCTGGAGGAATTTCAGCAGATGGTGGCCCAGGATGGCCTGAGCATGGAGGAGTTCCGTTCGCGGCTCAAGAAAATGCTGGAGAAGCAGGAGCTCATCGGCCACATGGTCAACAGCAAGGTCGTGGTCACGGATTCGGAAATCCAGGCGGAGTATGAAGCCCGCAAGGATGATTACTCCATGGGCAAGATGGTCGAGCTGGCCATTATCCTCTTGCCGCCCGATGTATCTCCGGTGGAAGTCAGGGAGCGCATCACCAACGGCGAGCTGACCTTTGCCGAGGCCGTAGCCAAGTATAGTGTCGGTCCGGGCAAGGACAGCGGCGGATCCATCGGTCAACTGAACTGGGTGGACCTGGCCGACGAGTGGCGAACCTCCCTTCAGGGAGTGGCCGAGGGCGGCGTGAGCACGCCATTGACCATCCAGGGGCATCAAGCTCTGCTTTCACCCATCAAGATCAACGACGACCGCATGGTTCCGCTTGAAGACGTGCGCGACAATCTCTACAGGGATTTGATGCAGAAAAAACGGGAGACGGTGTTCACCGATTATTTCGATAAATTGAAGCAGAGCGCGGTTATCGTCTACATGGACGATGCGCTCAAGCCCGATAATGGAGTAACCCAATGA